In one window of Acidovorax sp. HDW3 DNA:
- the livG gene encoding high-affinity branched-chain amino acid ABC transporter ATP-binding protein LivG, with amino-acid sequence MAGSTPFLQVQGLSMRFGGLLAVDGIAFDVKEREIFAIIGPNGAGKTTVFNCISGFYRPTTGSIALQGRDIAGQGSHAVALHGLVRTFQNVRLFKHMTVLENLLVAQHRHLSTNLLAGLFKTRSYRQSEEKALANALHWLDYMGLREFANREAGNLAYGHQRRLEIARCMVTQPRVLMLDEPAAGLNPQEKKDLQGLIEKLRQEYGVAVLLIEHDMSLVMGVSERILVMEYGRPIALGTPDAIQQDERVIKAYLGEE; translated from the coding sequence ATGGCCGGCAGTACCCCTTTTCTGCAAGTGCAGGGGCTGAGTATGCGTTTTGGCGGCCTGCTGGCCGTCGATGGCATCGCCTTTGACGTCAAGGAACGCGAGATCTTCGCCATCATCGGCCCCAACGGCGCCGGCAAGACCACAGTGTTCAACTGCATCAGCGGTTTTTACCGCCCCACCACCGGCTCCATCGCCCTGCAAGGGCGCGACATTGCCGGCCAGGGCAGCCACGCCGTGGCGCTGCACGGCCTGGTGCGCACCTTCCAGAACGTGCGCCTGTTCAAGCACATGACGGTGCTGGAGAACCTGCTCGTCGCCCAGCACCGCCACCTGTCCACCAACCTGCTGGCCGGCCTGTTCAAAACCCGCAGCTACCGCCAGAGCGAGGAAAAAGCGCTGGCCAACGCCCTGCACTGGCTCGACTACATGGGCCTGCGCGAGTTTGCCAACCGCGAGGCCGGCAACCTCGCCTACGGCCACCAGCGGCGCCTGGAGATCGCGCGCTGCATGGTGACCCAGCCGCGCGTGCTCATGCTCGACGAGCCCGCTGCCGGCCTGAACCCACAGGAGAAAAAAGACCTGCAGGGCCTGATCGAGAAACTGCGCCAGGAATACGGCGTGGCGGTGCTGCTCATCGAGCACGACATGAGCCTGGTGATGGGCGTGTCCGAGCGCATCCTGGTGATGGAATATGGCCGCCCGATCGCCCTGGGCACGCCCGACGCCATCCAGCAGGACGAGCGCGTGATCAAAGCCTATCTGGGAGAAGAATGA